DNA from Vibrio gazogenes:
ATAAGCCACCATTCACCCCGATGAGTACACTCATTGCAATTAGAAATAAGGCAGGGAAAATGACCCGGCAACGCGGTATCACATGTTCAACCGGCCGTCCTTTTTCATCCTGAATTTTGACGAAGACAATCACAATAATTGCTGCAAATATACTGACATACCCCATGATCACCATCCGCTCGATCAACGTGGTGTATGGCAGCCTCGGCAACAAACTACTGGTATAAAAGGTGTAAGCAACTACGGTCAGCATCATGGTGAAAGAGGTCATCAGACGTTCAGAAAAGCCTTCAATCCAAAAGACCGCCCACGACGCCACTAAAATCAAAGACAGCGGCAAAATGAAACGCCACAGGTAATAATCGGGTTTACGTAATGCCTGAATGCTAATCGTTAAACGCGAGAAGTGACTCAGCATGCCGCTTTGTAAGTGTGTGTAGTCCGAACGACTCACGCGCGCCTGAGGCTTTCCTTGCATTTGCCATTCGCTGAGCGCTTGGTTTTCCAAGGCTTCAACATTAATCCGGGCGGTGCCAAATACGAGTTGTTGCTGCTCATAAGAAAATGGTTCCATCATCAGTACAAAGGTCTGATGATCAAAGGGAAACTGACGAAAATCCATTGTCGTCGTGAACAGCCCCTGAAAGCGCTCATTGTACGTCAC
Protein-coding regions in this window:
- a CDS encoding gamma-aminobutyric-acid receptor subunit beta, whose protein sequence is MIKKEIRALIVSLVWFCSPALYAQYVVDTSVSINKIYGVNTVDQTYKVDGYLVTSWDEPDRTYRPASGERVYENRHADQLMSDGLWVPAFEFINIIGQRQTANRRVVISADGRVTYNERFQGLFTTTMDFRQFPFDHQTFVLMMEPFSYEQQQLVFGTARINVEALENQALSEWQMQGKPQARVSRSDYTHLQSGMLSHFSRLTISIQALRKPDYYLWRFILPLSLILVASWAVFWIEGFSERLMTSFTMMLTVVAYTFYTSSLLPRLPYTTLIERMVIMGYVSIFAAIIVIVFVKIQDEKGRPVEHVIPRCRVIFPALFLIAMSVLIGVNGGL